The Candidatus Paceibacterota bacterium DNA window GGCTTGGGTCGGTATGGTCCAGCAGGTGCTTTTTTTGTAGTGCTGATTTCTGGCCTTGTATTTTTTCTGTGGAAAAAGAGACCAAACTTTCGCAGGCAGGTTGAGAAAAATATTTTGCGAATGCCTCTGGTGGGCTCCATGCTCAAATCCTCCTTTAGTATTTCTTGCTTTGACACTTTAGCCGGACTTCTTAAATCCCAAGCCACTTTATTAGATTCGCTTTCTGTTTGTGCCCAAACATCTTCAATTTTAATTGGCCAGGATTTTATTTTTCAGACCTATAAATCCGTCAACGAAGGGGAATCTTTGCACGAGGCTTTTTCAAAGGGTTATCTGATTCAGCCTGATATGCTTGAAATGTTGTCGGTGGGTGAGCGTTCGGGTATGTTGGCCCACACGCTAAAAAGTATAGCCGACTTTTATCGAGCTGATTTGACTGAAAAGTTGGCACGTCTGGCTACTCTAGTCGAGCCGCTGGCTATGATTGGGATTGGTCTTTGTGTTGGCTTGATTGCGCTTTCTATTATTACGCCGATGTATGCCTTGACCCAGCATGTCTCGGCGCATTGAGTTTCTTCTGTCACGACAGGCCTGCAAAGGCAGTCTGATGCTCGAGCTTGTCATAGCCTGCATCGTCGGTTCACTGACGCTTGGTTTTGGATTCGAAATTATGTCTGGCAACATGCAATTGGAAAAAAATATTTTAGCCGATCAGACTTGGCTGGACTCTTTTGCGGCACTTTTTGGGGCGGCTTCTACTACACCTTTTGCGGATCATGTTTGGTCTCAGACTGTGGGAGAAAGAGGTTCACCCAATTTAGATGACATTTTTTTCCTGACTAGCGACTGGCAAAACGGATTTGGTAAAAGTACCTGTCGGCTTGGGCCAGACTTTTCCGCCCTCGATGTTTTTGATCCGGTAAAAATAGCCACAAATTGGTCAGATCGTTTCGATTGGCAATCTACGACGGTGCACCCAATTTCATTTTCCATCGAGGCTGACAGTATTCCGACAGCCATGGACGTGCGTGGCCGATATATCTACATGACGGCTGACTCGGCGCGGGCCACTAGCTCTGACTTTCATATTCTTGATCGCCATGATCCAGCGCACATAATAGCTTCGCTCGACACGGGGCCTGGACTTTTGTCGATAGCCACGGCAGGCACTCTGGCTTACGTGGGAAATTCAAGTGTGACCAACCAGCTCCAAATCATAGATATCAGTGATCCAACGCACCCATTTATCCGCTCAACCCTCAAAATGTCTGGATTGCAATCTGGAGCCAGCGCCGACGTCTTGTCTCTAGCTTTTGATTTTTATAATGGCTCGGCCAGGGTCTATTTAGGCATGGTCAAAAATGTGGGCGCCGAACTTCGTGTGATTGATGTCTCAGACCCAGACCATCCCCAAGAAATTGGTGGCTATGAATTTGGCTCTGGCATAAATTCAATCGCCGTCGATCACGGCCTTGTGTATGTGGCCACCCCAGCTAGTCAAGAATTGACAGTCTTGTCTTTTGCTTCGAGTCCGGCCTCAAGCACTCCTCCTTTGGTTGGCACAGAGGTTGGCTACTTTGATGCTCCAAAGGGTTCAGGCAACGGCAAGCATCTAGATCTTTCGATGGAAAAAGTTTTCCTTGGACGCACCAAAGGCGGGGGAGATGAGTTGTATGTTTTAAATGCTGCGAGCACTTCCATCCAAATCACTTCGCTCGCGTCTACCACATCCTTTCGGACAGGAGCCAGTATTGAAGGCATAATCGGACGCTGGCCAGTGGCCGGTATTTTTTCAGCTAGCACTACAGCGTCGTTTGAAATTGTTCAGTTTGGAGCAACGACCACGTTTCCTTTGGGGCAAGTACTGTTTTCTGCCAATTTATTAAAACCTGTCGCTCTGGATTGTGACGACACTTCTTTTTTTGCCCTGGTGGCGACATCTACAAATCCACTTTATCAGATTGACATACCTTTAAAAAAATAAATGCCAGTAAAAAAGCAAATGCAAAATTTGGAATCAACAAAACACAATAAGTGTCGCCACATGCAACATTGTAAATGTGCGTTCACGCTGATTGAGTGTCTCATTTATATCACAGTTTTTTCTTTACTTATGACCACTCTCATCCTGACCAGCTATGATTTGATTTTTGCTAGTCAAGCTCTCGACAGGCGAGCCTTTGAATATGTCGAGACTATTTTTAAAAATCCTCCGGAGCTAAGCTGGGAGATGTGGAAGAAAATAAAATAAAAACCATTACAAATAAAATAAGTATTTAACTAGGAAACCACTAAACTTGTGCCGGTCATCACCGCTGGTTTTTTGATACCCAGAAAGCTAAAGATGGTAGGCGTAAGATCAGCAAGAGTGCCGCCATCGCGGAGTGAAGTCACCGCGTGAGAAGTGACAATACAGGGTACTGGATTGGTGGTATGAGAAGTGTGTTTGATACCGGTCACTGGGTCAACATTCATTTCTGCATTGCCATGATCGGCTGTGATGATAGCCACGCCGCCGCGGGCAGTCAGGGCATCAATCACTCTCTTGAGCTGGTGGTCGACTTCCTCAACCGCCTGAATGATAGCCGGCACATTGGCCGTGTGCCCAACCATATCGGCATTGGCAAAGTTTATAAAAATAAAATCCGTGCCAGCATTTATTTCCTCAATCGCTTTATCCGCAATCCCTTCAGCCCGCATTTTAGGGGCAAGATCATGAGTCGGCACATCCTTGTGGCTTGGCAATAAAATATATTTTTCACCCGGATATTCTTTTTGCACACCCCCGTTCAGGAAATACGTAGCATGAGGAAATTTTTCGGTCTCAGCGATGTGGGCTTGAGTGAAGCCAGCTAGAGAGATTTCCTTGGCCAAAGTCGTCTCAATCACGGCAGGTGAAAAGGCGACCATGCATTTGAAGTCGGTGTTGTATTCGGTCATGGTCACAAAAAAGACATCTTCCTTTGGGGCCATCTCAATAATTTTCTGGGAAAGCATGCGTGCGCGGTCAGCTCGGAAATTGAAAAAGAAAACGCCGTCGTGAGGTTGAATACTGCAGCCCTTGCCATTTTCATCCAGACAGACAATTGGCTCGAGCATTTCATCAATCTTGCCTTCTTTGTAAAGATTTTCGACAAAAGTTGACGCCGGGGTGTTTTTGATTTGGCAAACATTGCCCTTACATTCAAAAAGAGCCTGCTCGTATTTAGCCAAACGGTCCCAGTTGTTGTCACGGTCCATAGCGTAAAAGCGACCGGAGACAGTAGCAATAAAACCGATTTTGACTTCTTGGAGAACGCGTTCAAGCTCGCGGAGATATTCGGCCGCGCTTTGAGGTGGAGTATCCCGACCATCTGTAAAAACATGGATAGCTACCCGCTCGATACCGGCTTCTTTAGCCGCTCGCAAAAAAGCAAAAAGGTGCTCCTGATGGCTATGGACGCCTCCGTCACCAATAAGCCCCTGAACATGAAGGACAGAATTATTTTTTTTGACGTGCTCAAAGAGGGCTATGAAAGCGGGATTTTTAGCATATTCGCCGGTGGTAATAGCCCTGCCAATCCGCACAAGCTCAGTATCCACAGGCTTACCGGCACCGATTGTAGTGTGCCCCACCTCACTGTTGCCCATTTGACCTTCTGGTAGACCCACAGCATTTCCACTGGCTTTGAGAAGAGTGTGGGGATAGGTATTCCAAATACTATGAAAAAAAGGTGTTTGAGCTGTGGCGATAGCATTGTCTTTGGTCTCTTCTCGATAGCCCCAACCGTCGAGGACAATGAGCATTGTTTGAATTTTATTTTTATTCATATTTTTATATTTTGAAAGCTCCTTTGCCGGCAAAAACGGCTTTTTTGCCTAGAGCCTCTTCGATGCGGAGGAGTTCGTTGTATTTGGCCACGCGCTCGGAGCGGCAGAGTGAGCCAGTCTTGATTTGACCACATCCGAGACCAACCACAAAATGGGCGATAGTCGTATCCTCGGTTTCTCCTGAACGGTGGGAAACAACCGCCGTCATGCCTGCTTTGTGAGCCATCTTGATGGCGTTGATTGTTTCGGTGACGGTGCCGATCTGATTGAGTTTGATGAGGATAGAATTGCCGGCTTTCTCATCAACCCCTCGTTTGAGGCGAGTGATGTTAGTCACAAATAAATCATCGCCGACGATTTGGACTTTCTTCCCAAGATTTTTGGTCATCATTTCCCAGCCAGCCCAATCGTCTTCAGAAAAACCATCCTCGATAGAGACGATAGGGAACTTCTTTAGCCATTCGCTGTAAAAGCTGACC harbors:
- a CDS encoding type II secretion system F family protein; this encodes GLGRYGPAGAFFVVLISGLVFFLWKKRPNFRRQVEKNILRMPLVGSMLKSSFSISCFDTLAGLLKSQATLLDSLSVCAQTSSILIGQDFIFQTYKSVNEGESLHEAFSKGYLIQPDMLEMLSVGERSGMLAHTLKSIADFYRADLTEKLARLATLVEPLAMIGIGLCVGLIALSIITPMYALTQHVSAH
- a CDS encoding prepilin-type N-terminal cleavage/methylation domain-containing protein; the protein is MQHCKCAFTLIECLIYITVFSLLMTTLILTSYDLIFASQALDRRAFEYVETIFKNPPELSWEMWKKIK
- the gpmI gene encoding 2,3-bisphosphoglycerate-independent phosphoglycerate mutase, giving the protein MNKNKIQTMLIVLDGWGYREETKDNAIATAQTPFFHSIWNTYPHTLLKASGNAVGLPEGQMGNSEVGHTTIGAGKPVDTELVRIGRAITTGEYAKNPAFIALFEHVKKNNSVLHVQGLIGDGGVHSHQEHLFAFLRAAKEAGIERVAIHVFTDGRDTPPQSAAEYLRELERVLQEVKIGFIATVSGRFYAMDRDNNWDRLAKYEQALFECKGNVCQIKNTPASTFVENLYKEGKIDEMLEPIVCLDENGKGCSIQPHDGVFFFNFRADRARMLSQKIIEMAPKEDVFFVTMTEYNTDFKCMVAFSPAVIETTLAKEISLAGFTQAHIAETEKFPHATYFLNGGVQKEYPGEKYILLPSHKDVPTHDLAPKMRAEGIADKAIEEINAGTDFIFINFANADMVGHTANVPAIIQAVEEVDHQLKRVIDALTARGGVAIITADHGNAEMNVDPVTGIKHTSHTTNPVPCIVTSHAVTSLRDGGTLADLTPTIFSFLGIKKPAVMTGTSLVVS